One Acidimicrobiia bacterium DNA window includes the following coding sequences:
- a CDS encoding NAD(P)-dependent oxidoreductase, translating into MKVFVTGATGTVGPATVRALVAAGHAVRAVARDESRAAAVRGAGAEPVAVDLFDAEAVRDATVGCDAIAHLATNVPAVSRAARRGAWATHNRLRTEATRCLVAAARAHDVGVFVKESVSFVYPDRGDAWIDESVPPLRVGLLAPTLEGEELVTRFGATGARGVVLRFGLFYGPTSRGVDEGLRLARWRASTVAGAPGAYLSSIHSDDVATAVVAALDAPGGVYNVVDDDPLTRREYLDAFADAFGLKRLRPTPALLVRVFAGSAASALLASQRVSNGRFRGATGWAPAHRDAREGWASVAAARRLTGATR; encoded by the coding sequence ATGAAGGTGTTCGTGACCGGGGCGACCGGGACCGTCGGGCCCGCGACGGTGCGGGCGCTCGTCGCGGCCGGGCACGCGGTGCGAGCCGTCGCTCGGGACGAGTCGAGGGCAGCGGCCGTGCGCGGAGCGGGAGCGGAGCCGGTGGCCGTCGACCTCTTCGACGCCGAGGCGGTGCGCGACGCGACGGTCGGCTGCGACGCCATCGCCCACCTCGCCACCAATGTCCCCGCCGTGTCGCGGGCGGCCCGCCGGGGCGCCTGGGCGACGCACAACCGCCTCCGCACCGAGGCCACCCGATGCCTGGTGGCCGCCGCCCGGGCGCACGACGTCGGCGTCTTCGTGAAGGAATCGGTGTCCTTCGTGTACCCCGACCGCGGCGACGCGTGGATCGACGAGTCGGTGCCGCCCCTGCGGGTCGGCCTGCTGGCGCCGACGCTGGAGGGGGAGGAGCTCGTGACCCGCTTCGGCGCCACCGGAGCCCGCGGCGTCGTCCTCCGTTTCGGGCTCTTCTACGGGCCGACGAGCCGCGGAGTCGACGAGGGGCTGCGCCTGGCTCGATGGCGGGCCTCGACGGTGGCCGGCGCGCCGGGCGCCTACCTGTCCTCGATCCACAGCGACGACGTCGCGACCGCGGTCGTCGCCGCGCTCGACGCCCCCGGCGGCGTGTACAACGTCGTGGACGACGATCCGCTCACGCGGCGCGAGTACCTCGACGCGTTCGCCGATGCGTTCGGGTTGAAGCGACTGCGACCGACACCCGCGCTCCTCGTGCGTGTCTTCGCCGGATCGGCCGCGAGCGCGCTGCTGGCGTCGCAGCGGGTGTCAAACGGACGGTTCCGAGGCGCGACCGGTTGGGCGCCCGCACACCGCGACGCCCGGGAGGGATGGGCGTCGGTCGCGGCGGCGCGGCGTCTCACCGGGGCGACGCGATGA
- a CDS encoding Rrf2 family transcriptional regulator: MRLPEGVEWGLHCVTLAAVLPPGAALPAGRLAEYHAVPTPYLAKHLQALSRAGILEALPGRRGGYRLARAASAISVLDVVEAIAGDEPAFRCTEIRQRGPARVARREYRVPCSIHVVMDRADDAWRAELRGTSIADLVDLVVATAPPRAMAKGLTWIQEVLA; encoded by the coding sequence ATGCGGCTGCCCGAGGGCGTGGAGTGGGGCTTGCACTGCGTGACGCTCGCCGCCGTGCTCCCGCCCGGCGCCGCCCTCCCAGCCGGCCGGCTGGCCGAGTACCACGCCGTGCCCACCCCGTATCTCGCCAAGCACCTGCAGGCGCTGTCGCGCGCGGGGATCCTGGAGGCGCTGCCGGGCCGCCGCGGCGGCTACCGGCTCGCCCGCGCCGCGAGCGCCATCAGCGTGCTCGACGTGGTGGAGGCGATCGCTGGCGACGAGCCGGCGTTCCGGTGCACCGAGATCCGCCAGCGTGGCCCGGCCCGGGTGGCGCGACGCGAGTACCGGGTGCCGTGCTCGATCCACGTCGTCATGGATCGGGCCGACGACGCCTGGCGAGCCGAGCTTCGCGGCACGTCGATCGCCGATCTCGTCGACCTGGTGGTCGCCACGGCTCCCCCCCGAGCGATGGCGAAGGGTCTGACCTGGATCCAGGAGGTGCTGGCATGA
- a CDS encoding thioesterase family protein, producing MRSDAVFELDGDRLVPSELARGPWSPDAQHGGPPAALLARAIERVDPGPAPFVARLTVEFLRPVPLTPLTVQTRTVRPGRRVQWLEASLVAADVEVARASAVRLRVDPGLALPVPDPEASTVPPPASGSPYVIQFPNTSVGFWQAMELRVAAGSFAEVGEATIWFRLVVPVVADEEPTPLQRVAAAADFGNGVSAALERGRYLFINPDLTIHLHRGPVGEWVALEARTHAEANGVGLAESALHDERGRIGRSLQSLLLDRL from the coding sequence ATGCGCAGCGACGCGGTGTTCGAGCTCGACGGCGACCGCTTGGTGCCGAGCGAGCTCGCCCGTGGGCCGTGGTCCCCCGATGCCCAACACGGCGGTCCCCCCGCGGCGCTGCTCGCCCGGGCGATCGAGCGTGTCGACCCCGGCCCGGCCCCCTTCGTCGCCCGCCTCACCGTCGAGTTCCTCCGGCCCGTCCCCCTGACGCCGCTCACGGTGCAGACCCGCACCGTGCGCCCCGGCCGGAGGGTTCAGTGGCTCGAGGCGAGCCTCGTCGCCGCCGACGTCGAGGTGGCCCGCGCCAGCGCGGTGCGGCTCCGCGTGGACCCCGGCCTCGCGTTGCCGGTCCCCGATCCGGAGGCGTCCACGGTCCCGCCCCCAGCCTCGGGGTCGCCGTACGTCATCCAGTTCCCGAACACCTCGGTCGGGTTCTGGCAGGCGATGGAGCTCCGCGTGGCGGCCGGGTCCTTCGCGGAGGTCGGGGAGGCGACGATCTGGTTCCGGCTCGTGGTCCCGGTGGTGGCCGACGAGGAGCCGACCCCCCTGCAGCGGGTCGCCGCCGCCGCCGACTTCGGCAACGGCGTGAGCGCGGCGCTCGAGCGCGGCCGCTACCTGTTCATCAACCCCGACCTGACCATCCACCTTCACCGCGGGCCGGTCGGCGAGTGGGTCGCACTCGAGGCCCGCACGCACGCCGAAGCCAACGGGGTCGGCCTCGCCGAGAGCGCCCTCCACGACGAGCGGGGCCGCATCGGCCGCTCGCTGCAGAGCCTGCTGCTCGACCGGCTCTGA
- a CDS encoding MBOAT family protein → MLFPTITFAIFFIVVLPVNWLLIQRPYRWSVFILAASYFFYGYYDWRFCFLLAGSTLVNQFVALRIFRSEREAARRAWLAAGVVANLGGLAYFKYYDFFVSNATNALARLGLGVSPTIVAVALPIGISFFTFQALSYIVDVYRRTFEPRTMLEFAVYLSFFPHVVSGPIVRAAEFLPQLRLRHDPRRVDSSRAFFLIFIGLFKKVVIANFLGTNLVDIVFANPKQHGSLEVLVAVYAYAIQIYADFSGYTDMAIGLALLLGFRFPQNFDRPYTATSLQDFWRRWHMTLSRWLRDYLYIPLGGDRKGRWRTYRNIMITFLLGGLWHGASWTFVVWGGIHGSFLSYEHWQRTRRAAAHHHPAPDRWRGRLGRRLFIFNVVCLGWVFFRADSFSNAADVLTQIFDPAHWGQAAPLVTGGVLLAIGAGLLEQYIPRDLLARAMSAFSRLTPAAQGVALGVALLLTNTMGPRGVAPFIYFRF, encoded by the coding sequence ATGCTGTTCCCGACCATCACGTTCGCCATCTTCTTCATCGTCGTGCTGCCGGTGAACTGGCTGCTCATCCAGCGGCCCTACCGCTGGAGCGTGTTCATCCTCGCGGCGTCGTACTTCTTCTACGGCTACTACGACTGGCGGTTCTGCTTCCTGCTCGCCGGCTCCACGCTCGTCAACCAGTTCGTGGCCCTGCGCATCTTCCGCAGCGAGCGCGAGGCGGCACGGCGGGCGTGGCTCGCCGCCGGCGTCGTGGCGAACCTGGGCGGGCTCGCCTACTTCAAGTACTACGACTTCTTCGTCAGCAACGCGACGAACGCGCTGGCCCGGCTCGGGCTCGGGGTCTCGCCCACCATCGTCGCCGTCGCCCTGCCGATCGGGATCTCGTTCTTCACCTTCCAGGCCCTGAGCTACATCGTCGACGTCTACCGCCGGACCTTCGAGCCCCGCACGATGCTCGAGTTCGCCGTCTACCTGTCGTTCTTCCCCCACGTCGTCTCGGGGCCGATCGTGCGGGCCGCTGAGTTCCTGCCCCAGCTGCGACTGCGCCACGACCCACGTCGCGTGGACTCGAGCCGCGCCTTCTTCCTCATCTTCATCGGGCTGTTCAAGAAGGTCGTCATCGCGAACTTCCTCGGGACGAACCTCGTCGACATCGTGTTCGCCAACCCGAAGCAGCACGGCTCGCTCGAGGTGCTCGTCGCCGTCTACGCGTACGCCATCCAGATCTACGCCGACTTCAGCGGCTACACCGACATGGCGATCGGCTTGGCGCTCCTGCTCGGCTTCCGCTTCCCCCAGAACTTCGACCGTCCCTACACGGCGACGTCGCTCCAGGACTTCTGGCGCCGCTGGCACATGACGCTCTCGCGGTGGCTGCGGGACTACCTCTACATCCCGCTCGGCGGCGACCGGAAGGGCCGGTGGCGGACCTACCGCAACATCATGATCACGTTCCTGCTGGGCGGGCTCTGGCACGGGGCCTCGTGGACCTTCGTCGTGTGGGGCGGGATCCACGGCAGCTTCCTCAGCTACGAGCACTGGCAGCGAACCCGCCGCGCCGCCGCCCACCATCACCCGGCGCCGGACCGCTGGCGGGGACGCCTGGGCCGTCGGCTCTTCATCTTCAACGTCGTGTGCCTCGGGTGGGTCTTCTTCCGGGCTGATTCCTTCTCGAACGCAGCTGACGTGCTGACCCAGATCTTCGACCCGGCGCACTGGGGTCAGGCCGCCCCGCTCGTCACCGGCGGCGTGCTCCTCGCCATCGGCGCGGGCCTGCTCGAGCAGTACATTCCGCGTGACCTCCTGGCCCGGGCGATGAGCGCGTTCTCGCGCCTGACGCCGGCGGCTCAAGGCGTGGCGTTGGGAGTCGCGCTCTTGCTCACCAACACCATGGGTCCGCGCGGCGTCGCCCCCTTCATCTACTTCCGGTTCTGA